The Meiothermus ruber DSM 1279 genome includes the window ACCTTATCTGGTTCTCCTAGAGCCCTAGGGCCGCCGAAACGATCGCCTGCTGCTCTTTATCGTGTACTTTTTTGGAGCCCACCGCCGGACTGCTGGACTCGGGTCGGGCCACCACGTGCAGCGGATGCCCAAACATGCGGTCACCGAAGCGGGCGCGGATAAACCACCAGGCCCCCATGTTGGCGGGTTCCTCCTGCACCCAGACCACCTCGGTTGACTCGGGGTAGGGGGCCAGGGCGGCCTCGAGCTCCTTATTCGGAAAGGGGTAGAGCTGCTCGAGGCGAATGATGTCCACGTCGTCTTTCTGGGCGGCCTTGCGGGCGGCCTCGAGGTCGTAGAAAACCTTGCCCGAACAGAGTATGACCCGCTTGGCTTTGCTGTTGGGCGTGCCGGCCAGTACGCGCTGGAACCGACCTTGTGCCAGTTCCTCGAGGCGGGAGACCGCATCGGGGTTGCGCAGGAGGCTCTTGGGGGTCATCACAATGAGGGGTTTGCGCCAGGGCCGCACCACCTGGCGGCGCAGCAGGTGGAAGTACTGGGCTGGGGTGGTGGGGTAGGTGACCTGCATGTTGTCGTTGGAGCAGAGCTGCAAGAAGCGCTCGAGGCGGGCGCTGCTGTGCTCGGGGCCGCCCCCCTCCATACCGTGCGGGAGCAGCATTACGATGCCCGAAAGGCGGCTCCACTTGGCCTCGGCCGAGGCGATAAACTGGTCGATAATCACCTGGGCGGTGTTGACGAAGTCGCCGTACTGGGCCTCCCAGGCCACCAGGGCCTCGGGCATATCCAGGCTGTAGCCGTACTCGAAGCCCAGCACCCCCGCTTCCGAGAGGGCCGAGTTGTACAGCTCTACCGGGGCCTGCCCTTCAGCCAGGTGATTGGCTGGGATATACCGCTCCCCGGTGATATGGTCGGTGTAACCGCCGTGGCGCTGGGTAAAGGTTCCCCGCACCACATCCTGCCCGGAGATGCGCACCCGGTGCCCCTCCACCGCCAGCGAAGCGAAGGCCAGCATCTCGGCGGCGGCCCAGTCCAGCGGACGCTTGTTCAGCCCCATCTCACGCCGGGCTTCCACAAACCGCACCAGCTTGGGGTGTAGCTGGAAACCCTCGGGCAGGCGGGTAAGCCCCTCCATCAGGGCCGCGAGCTTTTCTGCGGCCACCCCGGTCTCGGGGTCGGGAACCCCTTCCTCCGGGCCGCCCAGATAGCCTTTCCAGACCCCACCCCCGGCAGGAGGGCGGGTGGGGGTGGGCTCCCGTCGGGCCCCCGAGAAGGCGGCCTCGAGGGTGTCCTGATACTGCTTGGCCAGGGCTTCGCAGCTTTCGGGGGTGCACAGGCCTTCCTGCTCGAGCTTGGCCTGGTAGCTCAGGTACAGGGGCTTCTTGGCCGCGATGCGGCGGTACATGTCGGGCTGGGTGAAGCTTGGCTCGTCGGTTTCGTTGTGGCCGCGCTTGCGGTAACCAATCAGGTCGATGAAAACGTCCCGCTTGAACTCCTTACGGAAGTCCATGGCCAGGGCCACCACGCCCACCAGGGCCTCGGGGTCTTCGGCGTTGACGTGGAAGATGGGGGATTCCACCATCTTGGCGATCTCGGTGGAGTAACGCCCGGCGGTGTACTCGTGGGGTTCGGTGGTGAAGCCCACCTGGTTGTTCAGGATGATATGCAGCGCCCCGCCCACCGTGTAGGCGGGCAGTCCG containing:
- a CDS encoding 2-oxoglutarate dehydrogenase E1 component, producing MERSIDSSNLAFLEALYQEYEKNPASIPAEWASYFQKVQLEPTSNGLAERQPIHEASLAELASFFLRAVRFLRTYRERGHLIARIDPLGRERRTPPELDPSFFGLSEADLDRPIPAELGAPTLRAVLEQYKARYGGTVGIEYGHLDDPVVRNWIEARLASGFPKPTPEQKKNIHQRLMQATLFEEFLQKKYLGAKTFSLEGTESLIPLLDIALENAARQGVVEVVMGMAHRGRLNVLANVVKKPMRDIFLEFEEHFPEGYHGDVKYHLGYSNDIETPYGKLHLSLNFNPSHLEFVAPVAMGRTRAKQDRFGDVKREKGMLLLVHGDAAFIGEGIVQETLNISGLPAYTVGGALHIILNNQVGFTTEPHEYTAGRYSTEIAKMVESPIFHVNAEDPEALVGVVALAMDFRKEFKRDVFIDLIGYRKRGHNETDEPSFTQPDMYRRIAAKKPLYLSYQAKLEQEGLCTPESCEALAKQYQDTLEAAFSGARREPTPTRPPAGGGVWKGYLGGPEEGVPDPETGVAAEKLAALMEGLTRLPEGFQLHPKLVRFVEARREMGLNKRPLDWAAAEMLAFASLAVEGHRVRISGQDVVRGTFTQRHGGYTDHITGERYIPANHLAEGQAPVELYNSALSEAGVLGFEYGYSLDMPEALVAWEAQYGDFVNTAQVIIDQFIASAEAKWSRLSGIVMLLPHGMEGGGPEHSSARLERFLQLCSNDNMQVTYPTTPAQYFHLLRRQVVRPWRKPLIVMTPKSLLRNPDAVSRLEELAQGRFQRVLAGTPNSKAKRVILCSGKVFYDLEAARKAAQKDDVDIIRLEQLYPFPNKELEAALAPYPESTEVVWVQEEPANMGAWWFIRARFGDRMFGHPLHVVARPESSSPAVGSKKVHDKEQQAIVSAALGL